One genomic segment of Clostridium estertheticum subsp. estertheticum includes these proteins:
- a CDS encoding formate C-acetyltransferase, translating into MTSDRIQKLKNQLFENKREVSLERALLYTESYKETEGQSSLIRRAKATAHILGNVQISIREEELIVGNRTTKPRSGIISPEMDPYWINDELDTLESRPQDPFFISDDDKKIYREVLYPYWVGKSLKDYINKRLTPEVRVPSDLDIFKLNQTDKGQGHIIPNFEKLLNSGLGQIVNETLLLSKEHPGNDFYQASIITLKASQTHILRYAALAKLSADGEPNKIRQAELLEIARISTKISSEKPENFYEACQLLWFLSVILQYESNASSLSLGGFDKYMYHFYENDLKNGITKEILRETLTCLWIKTNDVVLIRSSNSATYFAGFPTGYTITLGGLTQSGRSAVNSLSYLALDTYQDIRLPQPNLGVRVNELIELAFLKKTAETIRLGTGIPQIFNDEVIVPGFLNRGVSLEDSRDYSVVGCVELSLPGKTYGLHDIALFNLLKIMEISLRENKNDENITFDEIIQNIKTNINKYVKLMVEGSNIVDTSHKEFAPIPLLSCFIDNCLATGKDVTYGGAKYNFSGVQCIGIANLSDSLYALKKIVFEEKRISLKDLVDALDSNFQGVEHEKLRVRLINKYDKFGNDNDEVDNLSSDILRYYSKTVEQHITPRGGTFVPGSYTVSAHIPLGKSVGATPDGRKSGEQLADGGLSPMVGRDVLGPTAVLKSVSKLDNYLTTNGSLLNVKFSPKTLEGEEGIHKLCDFLYAFMKLKIQHIQFNVVSVETLKSAQASPNDYKGLVIRVAGYSAFFIELSREIQDDIIRRTQHNL; encoded by the coding sequence TTGACTAGTGATAGAATTCAAAAACTTAAAAACCAACTTTTTGAAAATAAAAGAGAAGTATCTCTTGAAAGGGCCCTGCTATATACAGAAAGCTATAAAGAAACAGAAGGCCAAAGTTCACTTATTAGGCGGGCAAAAGCAACCGCCCACATACTGGGCAATGTTCAAATATCTATAAGAGAAGAAGAACTTATAGTTGGTAATAGAACAACAAAACCTAGGAGTGGGATCATTTCTCCTGAAATGGATCCCTACTGGATTAATGATGAACTTGATACATTAGAAAGTAGACCGCAAGACCCCTTTTTTATATCAGATGATGATAAGAAGATTTATAGAGAAGTTCTTTATCCTTATTGGGTAGGTAAATCCTTAAAAGACTATATAAACAAAAGACTTACTCCTGAAGTTCGGGTTCCTTCCGATTTAGATATTTTTAAACTCAATCAAACTGATAAAGGTCAAGGACATATAATTCCTAATTTTGAGAAATTATTAAACAGTGGTTTAGGTCAGATAGTAAATGAAACATTATTACTATCTAAAGAACACCCAGGTAACGACTTCTATCAAGCTTCGATAATTACACTAAAAGCTTCTCAAACACATATTTTAAGATATGCGGCTCTAGCAAAACTAAGTGCTGATGGAGAACCTAACAAGATAAGACAAGCTGAACTTTTAGAAATTGCCAGAATTTCAACAAAAATTTCTTCAGAAAAACCTGAAAACTTTTATGAGGCTTGTCAACTATTATGGTTTTTATCTGTGATTCTACAATATGAATCAAATGCTAGTTCCTTGTCTCTTGGTGGTTTTGATAAATATATGTACCATTTTTATGAAAATGACCTTAAGAATGGAATAACTAAGGAAATTCTAAGAGAAACTTTAACCTGTTTATGGATTAAAACTAATGATGTAGTTTTAATTAGAAGTAGTAATAGTGCTACCTACTTTGCTGGTTTCCCAACTGGTTATACTATAACCCTTGGAGGACTTACACAAAGCGGACGCTCTGCAGTTAATAGTTTATCTTATCTTGCCCTAGATACCTATCAAGATATCCGACTTCCCCAACCAAATTTGGGTGTACGTGTAAATGAACTTATAGAGCTAGCTTTTTTAAAGAAAACTGCTGAAACAATAAGACTTGGTACAGGAATACCTCAAATATTTAACGATGAAGTAATAGTTCCAGGATTTTTAAACAGAGGTGTTAGTTTAGAGGATTCAAGGGATTATTCTGTGGTTGGTTGTGTTGAACTTTCACTTCCTGGAAAAACTTACGGCCTACATGATATAGCACTTTTTAACTTACTAAAGATAATGGAGATTTCCTTAAGAGAAAATAAAAACGATGAAAATATTACCTTCGATGAAATAATTCAAAATATAAAAACAAATATCAATAAATATGTGAAGCTTATGGTAGAAGGCTCAAATATAGTAGATACTTCCCATAAAGAATTTGCACCTATTCCCTTACTTTCATGTTTTATTGATAATTGCTTAGCGACTGGAAAAGATGTAACCTATGGTGGCGCAAAATACAATTTTTCCGGTGTACAATGTATTGGTATAGCAAATTTGAGCGATTCTCTTTATGCTCTAAAAAAGATTGTATTCGAAGAGAAAAGAATTTCTTTAAAGGATCTAGTAGATGCTTTAGATAGTAATTTTCAAGGCGTAGAGCATGAAAAACTTAGGGTTCGCTTGATTAATAAATATGATAAATTCGGAAATGATAATGATGAAGTAGATAATCTTAGTTCTGATATTCTTAGATACTACTCAAAAACTGTAGAGCAACATATAACGCCTAGAGGTGGAACCTTTGTACCTGGCTCTTACACAGTATCAGCTCATATTCCCCTTGGAAAATCTGTAGGTGCTACTCCTGATGGACGTAAATCCGGAGAACAGCTTGCAGATGGCGGATTATCCCCTATGGTTGGTCGAGATGTGCTTGGGCCTACTGCAGTACTAAAAAGCGTAAGCAAGTTAGATAACTACTTAACAACAAATGGAAGTCTATTAAATGTTAAGTTTAGTCCTAAAACTCTAGAGGGCGAGGAAGGTATCCATAAATTATGTGATTTTCTATATGCCTTTATGAAGCTAAAAATACAGCATATACAATTTAACGTGGTTTCCGTTGAAACTTTGAAAAGCGCTCAGGCAAGTCCAAATGATTATAAGGGCCTTGTTATACGAGTAGCGGGTTATAGTGCTTTCTTTATAGAACTAAGCCGTGAAATTCAAGATGATATCATAAGAAGAACCCAGCATAATTTATAG
- a CDS encoding flavin reductase family protein: MNKFKEIKPEEFNKSPFQIIGKDWMLITAEKDNKVNTMTAAWGGFGFIFNKNVVYIVIRPERYTKQFVDNSDTFSLTFFDENFKKQLSYLGTVSGRDEDKISKTNLTIKHSDNTPYFEEANTAIICRKLYVQDMNRESFIANEVDIEKMYPDKNFHTLYIAEVEKILIRE, encoded by the coding sequence ATGAATAAATTTAAAGAAATTAAACCTGAAGAATTTAATAAAAGTCCGTTTCAAATTATAGGTAAAGATTGGATGCTCATTACAGCAGAGAAAGATAATAAGGTAAATACTATGACTGCTGCTTGGGGTGGTTTTGGTTTTATTTTTAATAAAAATGTAGTTTATATTGTAATAAGACCGGAACGTTATACTAAACAATTTGTAGATAATTCCGATACATTTTCTCTAACATTCTTTGATGAAAATTTTAAAAAACAATTAAGTTATCTTGGAACTGTTTCTGGTAGGGATGAGGATAAGATTTCTAAAACTAATTTAACAATTAAACATTCAGATAATACACCTTACTTTGAAGAAGCAAATACTGCAATTATATGCAGGAAGTTGTATGTACAAGATATGAATCGTGAATCCTTTATAGCAAATGAAGTGGATATAGAAAAAATGTATCCTGATAAAAATTTCCATACATTATACATCGCAGAAGTAGAAAAAATCCTTATTAGAGAATAA
- a CDS encoding fructose-6-phosphate aldolase — protein sequence MLYIIDTANLEAIEKAYNFYPMAGVTTNPTIISKENKNFLVILKGIRKIIGAESMLHVQAVSLTAEKMVQEAEYLNSVIGGNLYVKIPVIPEGIKAIKILKQKGIKTTATAIFTAQQALIAAVAGASFVAPYVNRIDNISGDGVSVVAQIVQLFDQYDIDAKVLAASFKNVQQVHNVALVGGHSVTVNPEILDAMLAHPLTDWSVNQFVNDWESVYGIGKTTIDVK from the coding sequence ATGTTATATATAATAGATACTGCAAATTTAGAGGCTATAGAAAAGGCTTACAATTTCTACCCTATGGCGGGAGTTACTACTAATCCAACAATTATTTCTAAAGAAAACAAAAATTTTTTAGTTATTTTAAAAGGTATAAGAAAAATTATAGGTGCTGAGTCAATGCTTCATGTGCAAGCGGTTAGCCTAACTGCTGAAAAAATGGTCCAAGAAGCTGAGTATTTAAATAGTGTAATTGGTGGAAATCTTTATGTTAAGATTCCTGTTATACCAGAAGGAATAAAAGCAATAAAAATACTTAAACAAAAGGGTATAAAAACAACTGCTACAGCAATTTTCACAGCCCAGCAAGCTCTTATTGCAGCAGTGGCTGGAGCTTCCTTTGTTGCTCCTTATGTTAATAGAATAGATAATATTAGTGGTGATGGAGTTTCTGTTGTGGCTCAAATCGTTCAATTATTTGATCAATATGATATAGATGCTAAAGTTTTAGCTGCTTCTTTTAAAAACGTTCAACAAGTACATAATGTGGCTCTTGTAGGTGGTCACTCTGTAACTGTAAATCCAGAGATATTAGATGCAATGCTTGCACATCCTCTTACTGATTGGAGTGTTAATCAATTCGTAAATGATTGGGAAAGTGTATATGGCATAGGAAAAACAACAATAGACGTAAAATAG
- a CDS encoding nitroreductase family protein: MEFLDLVEKRYSVREYKDEVVEDEKLKKILKAALLAPTAHNKQAFKIVVINTKEHQEELKKIYPSPYFIQAPIILGIFSIPGESWVRKDGKNYADVDAAIVMDHIVMEATALGLGTCWIANFNSIAASEIIGLGEGYEPIVFTPIGYAEPKDLKKIRKTLEEIVVYL; this comes from the coding sequence ATGGAATTTTTAGATTTAGTTGAAAAAAGATATAGCGTTAGAGAGTACAAAGATGAGGTCGTAGAGGACGAAAAACTTAAAAAAATACTTAAAGCGGCATTACTTGCCCCAACAGCACATAACAAACAAGCCTTCAAAATAGTTGTAATTAATACTAAAGAACACCAGGAAGAATTAAAAAAGATATATCCTAGCCCCTATTTTATTCAAGCTCCAATTATACTTGGTATTTTCTCAATTCCAGGAGAAAGTTGGGTAAGAAAAGATGGTAAAAATTATGCTGATGTAGACGCAGCGATTGTAATGGATCATATTGTAATGGAAGCCACAGCTTTGGGACTTGGAACATGTTGGATTGCCAACTTTAATTCAATTGCAGCTAGTGAAATTATTGGGCTTGGTGAGGGATATGAACCAATTGTATTTACACCTATCGGTTATGCTGAGCCAAAAGATCTAAAAAAGATTAGAAAGACTTTAGAAGAAATAGTTGTTTACTTATAA
- a CDS encoding [formate-C-acetyltransferase]-activating enzyme translates to MKALILNIQRYSLHDGSGIRTIVFFKGCPLKCPWCSNPESISFQPQTVKMESKCIHCQHCSFDVDECPTGAITQFGKYMTVEEVVTEVQKDMIFYRTSKGGVTLSGGEVLSQSAFAIELLKQLKSLGINTAIETSGQGSTQNLIELATYLDLILFDLKIMNKEKAKLILGSDINLIKNNIKTLVKMHKKIIPRVPLIPGYTADDENIKEIIAFVKSLNLTEIHLLPFHQYGSNKYKLLNLDYKLNNIDIPTPESIEKIANEMRNNDLNVVVGGL, encoded by the coding sequence ATGAAAGCATTAATACTAAATATTCAAAGATATTCCTTGCATGATGGCTCAGGAATTAGAACAATTGTATTTTTTAAGGGATGTCCTCTTAAATGCCCTTGGTGTAGTAACCCTGAATCTATAAGCTTCCAGCCTCAAACAGTGAAAATGGAAAGTAAATGCATCCACTGCCAGCACTGTAGCTTCGATGTAGATGAATGCCCAACAGGTGCAATTACTCAATTTGGTAAATATATGACCGTAGAGGAAGTTGTTACAGAGGTTCAGAAGGATATGATTTTCTACCGTACTTCTAAAGGAGGGGTAACCCTTTCAGGTGGTGAAGTTTTATCTCAAAGCGCCTTTGCAATAGAGTTACTTAAGCAGCTGAAAAGTCTAGGTATAAATACTGCAATTGAAACTAGTGGACAGGGTAGTACCCAAAATCTCATTGAACTAGCAACCTATTTAGATTTAATCTTATTTGATCTTAAAATAATGAATAAAGAGAAAGCTAAACTAATACTGGGGTCAGATATAAATCTAATAAAGAATAATATTAAAACCTTGGTGAAAATGCATAAAAAAATTATACCTAGAGTGCCTCTAATACCAGGGTATACAGCAGATGATGAAAATATAAAAGAGATAATTGCCTTTGTTAAAAGTTTAAATCTTACTGAAATTCACCTTTTACCTTTTCATCAGTATGGAAGTAATAAATATAAATTGTTAAATTTAGATTATAAACTTAATAATATAGACATTCCTACCCCCGAATCAATAGAAAAGATAGCAAATGAAATGAGAAATAATGATCTTAATGTGGTAGTTGGTGGTTTGTAA
- a CDS encoding DEAD/DEAH box helicase family protein, whose amino-acid sequence MAEAGIGKTYLAAFDSLDFNRNLFVAHKEEILNQAELSFKNIRSNIKTGFFSGENKDSNCEILFATVQTLGQKQYLCDKYFKKDAFDYN is encoded by the coding sequence GTGGCAGAAGCGGGCATAGGTAAAACTTATCTGGCGGCTTTTGATTCGCTGGATTTTAATAGAAATCTATTTGTAGCTCATAAAGAAGAAATATTAAATCAAGCAGAGTTATCTTTTAAAAATATTAGGTCCAATATTAAAACTGGATTTTTTAGTGGTGAAAATAAGGATAGTAATTGCGAGATATTATTTGCTACAGTACAAACATTGGGTCAAAAACAGTACCTATGCGATAAGTATTTTAAAAAGGATGCGTTTGATTATAATTAA